Within Leptospira dzoumogneensis, the genomic segment ATATTTCTGATCGTGGACAGGATAGCTCTTCCGAAACCTTTAAAACTAAGTTGGGTTTCGTATTTTTCCATCCAGCCGCTTGGAACCTTAGAAGGATCCACAAAATCAGCAGAGATACCTTTAGGCAGAGAAGGAATATAAACTACAGAGTTTAAATATTCTCCAATCAAAGGAATCCCCAAAGGGAAAGTATTCGTTTTTGCAGTAAGCGGATCCACTAAAACAACTTTCTTAATTTGATCCGGATGTTTAGAAACATAATGAGCAACAATAGGACCTCCCATAGAAAGCCCAATTAGATCGAATGGATCATTTATATGCAGAAAACTTAATAGATCAGAGATCTGAGTGGTAAACAAATCCAGATCATAGACTACATCCGGTCTGTCGGAATATCCTCTTCCATAAAGATCAAAACGTAAAACTCTATAACCTGCATCCGTCAGTGATTTTTGAATAGGATCCCAGAT encodes:
- a CDS encoding alpha/beta fold hydrolase, with amino-acid sequence MKKKYLLGLAVIVLIVLTSLPFVRSREKIELNESIRSEASGQFAELPVGWTHYELSGPEKGNLIVLVHGFSTPYFIWDPIQKSLTDAGYRVLRFDLYGRGYSDRPDVVYDLDLFTTQISDLLSFLHINDPFDLIGLSMGGPIVAHYVSKHPDQIKKVVLVDPLTAKTNTFPLGIPLIGEYLNSVVYIPSLPKGISADFVDPSKVPSGWMEKYETQLSFKGFGRAILSTIRNIISFDPKPEFENLALTKKQVLVFWGDKDHTTPLEKGEYVKELLNAEFILVKDAGHLPHIEKPEVVLPAISKFLSK